A window of Pirellula sp. SH-Sr6A contains these coding sequences:
- a CDS encoding HD-GYP domain-containing protein, producing MLPDLLPIHPWTLLPDRIVGVDVLVWDEQAMTAIKCIDSREQVTRSSFDQIARGSGQKCYIENRNQSQYRRYLSESLESSEQPSAVPPLLRFTLLFESIRFQLLDGLGTCSLSKWVQCAYDATHQFFEKSNGMERLGKEIVSTFRKDGGFATHAFNAGVYAYLIAKEMGLSTLDQRECLTSGFLHDTGKLQLDPDYADQIEVPDGYMVVDSRQEQLAHCTAGFVFLSKIPSITRTPLLACYQHHEYVNGMGFPVGLEGPDIPLTSKVCALANRWDGLLCDRKGRPGLSRIAAWKQLSSESGTLWDKELVSCLERLLNRPSRNY from the coding sequence ATGCTGCCTGATCTTTTACCTATTCATCCTTGGACACTTTTGCCTGACCGCATTGTTGGCGTTGATGTATTGGTTTGGGACGAACAAGCCATGACGGCCATCAAATGCATCGACTCTCGAGAGCAAGTAACGCGATCCAGTTTTGATCAGATCGCAAGAGGAAGCGGCCAGAAGTGTTACATCGAAAATCGAAACCAGAGCCAATATCGTAGGTATCTATCGGAGAGTCTTGAGTCGTCCGAACAGCCATCGGCCGTACCACCTCTCCTGCGATTCACGTTGCTGTTTGAATCGATTCGATTTCAGTTGCTAGATGGACTGGGTACGTGCAGTTTGTCGAAGTGGGTTCAATGCGCGTACGACGCTACCCATCAATTCTTCGAAAAAAGCAACGGGATGGAGCGGCTCGGGAAAGAAATCGTCTCCACCTTCCGAAAGGATGGTGGGTTTGCTACCCACGCATTCAACGCGGGCGTCTATGCGTACTTGATCGCCAAGGAAATGGGACTCTCGACGCTGGATCAGCGCGAATGTTTGACCTCTGGCTTTTTGCACGATACAGGCAAACTGCAACTTGATCCTGATTATGCGGATCAGATCGAGGTACCCGATGGTTACATGGTCGTCGACTCGCGTCAGGAGCAGTTAGCACATTGCACCGCCGGATTTGTTTTCCTATCGAAAATCCCATCGATTACACGCACCCCGCTACTCGCATGCTATCAGCACCACGAGTATGTCAATGGCATGGGATTCCCGGTCGGATTGGAAGGACCTGATATCCCGTTGACATCGAAGGTATGTGCATTAGCAAACCGTTGGGATGGGCTGCTTTGCGATCGGAAGGGAAGGCCTGGCCTTTCGAGGATCGCTGCGTGGAAGCAATTATCGTCGGAAAGTGGAACACTTTGGGATAAGGAGTTGGTGTCATGCTTAGAACGGCTATTGAACCGACCTTCGAGGAACTATTAG
- the mtnB gene encoding methylthioribulose 1-phosphate dehydratase → MDSVISDLLAPYSAPIEGLCRAGSQFWTRGWSLGTSSNYSVLVNREPLQLLLTASGKDKGHLGPNDFVLVDIEGNPIAPNQPKSSAETLLHCLAVERCGAGAVLHTHSVWSTILSQHYASLGGIRIEGFEMLKGLEGITTHETAVWIPIFDNTQDIPALKKEVEAYLDANPQRPCWGYLIRQHGLYTWGKDLPSAVRHMEVIEFLFECIGRQTKL, encoded by the coding sequence ATGGATAGTGTCATCAGCGATCTGTTAGCACCTTATTCGGCTCCTATTGAGGGGTTGTGTCGCGCGGGGAGTCAATTTTGGACACGCGGATGGTCGCTGGGCACATCAAGCAATTACAGCGTGTTGGTAAATCGCGAACCCTTGCAGTTGCTTTTGACGGCGAGCGGCAAAGACAAAGGGCACTTGGGGCCGAACGATTTTGTGTTGGTCGATATTGAAGGCAATCCAATAGCGCCGAATCAGCCGAAGAGCAGCGCGGAGACGCTTTTGCATTGTCTGGCGGTCGAGCGATGCGGCGCGGGTGCGGTTCTTCACACCCATTCGGTTTGGTCGACCATTCTGTCTCAGCATTACGCCTCGCTCGGCGGAATCCGAATCGAAGGCTTCGAGATGTTGAAAGGGCTAGAGGGGATTACCACGCACGAGACCGCTGTCTGGATACCGATCTTCGACAACACTCAAGACATTCCCGCGTTAAAGAAAGAGGTCGAGGCGTACCTCGATGCTAACCCTCAAAGACCTTGCTGGGGGTATTTGATCCGACAGCACGGGCTTTACACTTGGGGGAAGGATCTCCCATCGGCGGTGCGGCACATGGAAGTGATCGAGTTTCTGTTCGAGTGTATCGGGCGGCAGACCAAGCTCTAG
- the rpsD gene encoding 30S ribosomal protein S4 yields MARYTGPKARINRRFGAQLYESAGAVRAYGKRSEQPPGMHPRSRRTSNYGTALSEKQKIKYYYGLGERQLRRYFADAVRKKGNTGETLLLMCERRLDNVVRRVGFAKTRPQARQGIVHGHFKVNGVKVSSPSYMLRPGDVIEVRSNEAVRNLYRGIIANNSPTPLDWVSLDSEGLRATMLGQPGPSDISLPVNANIVVEFLSR; encoded by the coding sequence ATGGCACGATACACAGGGCCCAAGGCCCGCATCAACCGACGCTTCGGTGCACAGCTTTATGAAAGCGCTGGCGCAGTACGAGCTTACGGAAAGCGAAGCGAGCAACCACCAGGGATGCACCCCCGAAGCCGCCGCACGAGCAACTACGGCACCGCTTTGTCGGAAAAGCAAAAGATCAAGTATTACTACGGACTGGGTGAGCGACAGTTGCGCCGTTACTTCGCCGATGCCGTTCGCAAGAAGGGGAACACCGGGGAAACGCTCTTGCTGATGTGCGAGCGACGATTGGATAACGTCGTGCGTCGCGTCGGGTTTGCCAAGACCCGTCCACAGGCTCGTCAAGGAATCGTGCACGGTCACTTCAAGGTCAACGGCGTGAAGGTATCGAGTCCTTCGTACATGCTCCGACCGGGGGACGTGATTGAAGTCCGAAGCAACGAAGCGGTTCGGAATTTGTACCGTGGCATTATCGCCAACAACTCTCCGACGCCGTTGGATTGGGTTTCGCTCGATAGCGAAGGATTGCGAGCTACGATGTTGGGACAACCTGGACCGAGCGATATTTCGTTGCCAGTGAACGCCAACATCGTGGTCGAATTCTTGTCCCGATAG
- a CDS encoding purine-nucleoside phosphorylase, protein MHPTQSDCQSLPHPDLNDALQEIRATVGDFSPFACLILGSGMGALANEIQSSKVVPYREIPGFPLSHVAGHAGKCVFGYLGGVSVFALAGRAHLYEGWEPQHSCFPLRCAAAMGATSLIVSNASGGIHPRFRSGQVVAIDDHIDWMQRSPFCSRHHRETTRPLGLHDRHDALYDARWLDLATQEALQLGFSLHRGTYLATLGPTYETRAEYRMFQKWGADMVGMSTVPEIVLAKHLQMRSLAFSIVTNVAKPDSPTKTDHAEVLDWSQQAQQQLVPLIEKLLPRMQQSPL, encoded by the coding sequence TTGCACCCCACTCAATCGGATTGCCAGTCTCTCCCCCACCCGGACTTGAACGACGCTCTCCAGGAGATTCGTGCTACCGTTGGGGACTTCTCACCATTCGCCTGCCTTATTCTAGGGAGCGGAATGGGGGCACTCGCGAACGAAATCCAGTCGTCGAAGGTTGTCCCTTATCGGGAAATCCCTGGTTTTCCTTTATCGCATGTCGCAGGCCACGCGGGAAAATGTGTTTTCGGCTACTTAGGTGGTGTCTCTGTCTTTGCCTTGGCAGGACGCGCTCACCTTTACGAAGGCTGGGAGCCGCAACACTCCTGCTTCCCCCTCCGCTGCGCTGCCGCAATGGGAGCGACCAGTCTCATCGTTTCCAATGCGTCGGGCGGGATTCATCCCCGTTTTCGAAGTGGCCAAGTGGTCGCGATCGATGACCACATCGACTGGATGCAGCGATCCCCATTCTGCTCCCGCCACCACCGAGAGACGACGCGTCCCCTCGGATTGCACGACCGTCACGACGCGTTGTACGACGCACGCTGGCTAGATCTCGCCACCCAGGAAGCCCTCCAATTGGGATTCAGCCTGCACCGCGGAACCTACCTCGCAACCCTCGGCCCGACCTACGAAACGCGAGCTGAATATCGCATGTTCCAAAAATGGGGGGCGGACATGGTCGGGATGAGTACCGTCCCTGAAATTGTTTTGGCCAAGCATCTCCAAATGCGCTCGCTCGCGTTCTCGATCGTCACCAATGTGGCCAAACCGGACTCGCCCACCAAAACCGATCACGCCGAAGTCTTGGATTGGTCGCAGCAAGCCCAACAACAACTGGTTCCGCTTATCGAGAAACTCCTACCCCGCATGCAGCAATCCCCGCTCTAA
- a CDS encoding ferredoxin--NADP reductase, producing MERKHIWSEGLFTLTISCPGVAPFEPGQFLQVGLPLPDKHLHRPYSVASPHGESLDFFIVRVDEGELTPKLWNLSEGDAIDVSVKATGSFTLSHVPDAPCLWLVATGTGLAPYIAMLRDATIWTRYARVVLVHGVRLETDLAYLDELAAYHAMHGERFQFLPILSRQQREGCLHGRITHTIESGVLEEQAGARLVEGDGVVMLCGNPQMLDDMETLLKDRGMRKHKSAAPGHYVLERYW from the coding sequence GTGGAACGAAAACATATTTGGTCGGAAGGGCTCTTTACCTTAACCATTAGTTGCCCCGGAGTTGCGCCATTTGAGCCCGGTCAGTTTTTGCAAGTGGGTCTTCCGCTGCCGGATAAGCATTTGCATCGACCTTACTCCGTAGCTTCGCCGCACGGAGAGAGTTTGGATTTTTTTATCGTTCGCGTCGACGAGGGAGAGTTAACGCCGAAACTGTGGAATCTTTCCGAAGGGGACGCCATCGACGTTTCGGTGAAAGCGACAGGAAGTTTTACGTTGTCGCATGTTCCGGATGCTCCTTGTTTGTGGCTGGTCGCGACGGGAACTGGATTGGCTCCTTATATTGCTATGCTGCGCGATGCGACTATTTGGACGCGGTATGCAAGAGTGGTATTGGTGCATGGGGTGAGGCTCGAAACGGATCTTGCCTATCTGGACGAGCTTGCTGCCTACCACGCTATGCATGGAGAACGGTTCCAGTTTTTGCCTATTCTTTCCCGACAACAACGCGAAGGCTGTTTGCACGGTCGCATCACGCACACCATCGAAAGCGGAGTGCTCGAGGAGCAAGCGGGGGCGAGGCTGGTCGAGGGAGACGGAGTAGTGATGCTCTGCGGGAACCCTCAAATGCTCGACGATATGGAGACGCTGTTGAAAGATCGCGGGATGCGCAAGCACAAATCAGCGGCTCCCGGGCATTACGTATTGGAGAGGTATTGGTAA
- a CDS encoding PIG-L family deacetylase, whose product MIHTLIERTDQVDVMFVGAHPDDLEIACGGTIAALGELGYRVGMIDLTDGEPTPNSPGPDSRLAEAKAAGDVLGVALRKVLPLPNRRLFDGFEERVLLAKEFRRYRPRLVVGFGNKTPLASPDHYQAMLITDAAIFFARLSKWDEHFDGLPIHAIDKQLYFRLEFDRAPVPGYPNEIVMDISRTLEKKMESIRCYPSQFPEHKSHVLESVRGIAIAAGTAIGVKAGEVFTSVRPLGTSDLLRSVGLA is encoded by the coding sequence ATGATCCATACGCTCATCGAGCGAACGGACCAAGTCGATGTGATGTTCGTCGGGGCTCATCCCGATGACTTGGAGATCGCGTGCGGGGGTACGATCGCCGCGTTGGGCGAGTTGGGCTATCGCGTCGGAATGATCGACCTGACCGATGGCGAACCTACCCCGAACAGTCCGGGGCCCGATTCTCGTTTAGCCGAAGCGAAGGCTGCTGGCGATGTGTTGGGAGTAGCGTTGCGGAAAGTGCTACCCCTGCCGAACCGACGGTTGTTCGACGGGTTTGAAGAGCGAGTTCTCTTGGCCAAGGAATTTCGGCGATATCGTCCGAGGTTGGTGGTGGGGTTTGGAAACAAGACACCCTTGGCCTCGCCGGATCATTATCAAGCCATGTTGATCACCGACGCCGCCATCTTTTTTGCGAGGCTCAGTAAATGGGATGAGCATTTCGATGGATTGCCCATTCACGCGATCGACAAGCAGTTGTATTTTCGCTTGGAGTTCGACCGAGCGCCTGTGCCGGGATATCCCAACGAGATCGTGATGGACATCTCCCGGACACTGGAGAAGAAGATGGAAAGCATTCGATGCTATCCTTCGCAGTTTCCGGAGCACAAGTCGCATGTGCTCGAGAGTGTTCGAGGGATCGCCATTGCAGCGGGGACGGCGATCGGAGTGAAAGCCGGCGAAGTATTCACTTCCGTCCGACCGCTTGGAACATCGGACTTGCTCCGAAGTGTCGGGCTGGCTTGA
- a CDS encoding serine/threonine protein kinase, which translates to MESRFRQAVIASGVVSPSQWDYCLRLLRHRIVTGGMACSQDQEDLLLKEILVEQGAITEYQAAQLLEGRHKLNLGPYIITDSIGQGGMGHVFKGVHQVMGRVCAVKVLPLQKATEEAREGFIREIRLQAKLDCEYLVRAYDAGQDGRIHYLVTEYVPGMDLRRLVKTQGPLSQARAAKIIMQAALGLDYAHQKGMVHRDVKPGNILVTPEGAAKVSDVGLASFTANLVDDPRAGKIVGTADYLSPEQIRTPLDVGPASDVYSLGCTLYYAVCGKVPFPGGDTATKMRRHLEETPMHPRRFSAWLQDEFVDIIAEMMEKDVSKRTQTCAEVATRLEPWANQESGFVSYPALVRSPWAAPPPPADDLPSMGAEEKEASKDHSLPSQDSGLSQSGSRRVTGSPPGLDQGVEESRATNRFVSSPGIAIALTAAVIIPPTLVVGAILGYLIALRS; encoded by the coding sequence ATGGAGAGTCGGTTTCGGCAAGCGGTGATAGCGAGCGGAGTCGTTTCTCCGTCCCAATGGGATTACTGCCTTCGATTGCTCCGTCATCGCATCGTTACCGGCGGGATGGCTTGCTCCCAGGACCAAGAGGATCTTCTCCTTAAAGAGATATTGGTCGAACAAGGCGCCATTACGGAATATCAAGCGGCGCAGTTGCTCGAGGGGCGTCACAAACTGAATCTTGGCCCCTACATCATCACCGACTCGATCGGACAAGGCGGCATGGGGCACGTGTTCAAAGGCGTGCATCAGGTCATGGGACGAGTGTGTGCCGTCAAAGTCCTGCCGCTGCAGAAGGCGACCGAAGAGGCCCGGGAAGGATTCATTCGCGAGATTCGACTCCAGGCCAAACTCGACTGCGAGTATCTCGTCCGAGCGTATGATGCAGGTCAGGATGGGCGCATTCATTACCTGGTGACCGAATATGTTCCAGGGATGGATTTAAGACGTTTGGTAAAGACGCAGGGACCATTGAGTCAAGCGCGCGCGGCGAAGATAATCATGCAGGCTGCGCTCGGGTTGGACTATGCCCACCAAAAAGGGATGGTGCATCGGGATGTGAAACCCGGCAATATCCTGGTGACTCCGGAGGGGGCTGCTAAGGTGTCCGATGTGGGGCTGGCGAGTTTTACTGCAAATCTTGTCGATGATCCCCGTGCCGGAAAGATCGTCGGAACCGCCGACTACTTGTCCCCTGAGCAAATCCGTACTCCGTTGGATGTCGGGCCTGCGAGCGACGTCTATTCACTGGGGTGTACGCTCTACTATGCCGTTTGCGGGAAGGTTCCGTTCCCCGGAGGTGACACGGCGACCAAGATGCGACGGCACTTGGAGGAAACACCCATGCATCCCCGTCGTTTCTCGGCTTGGCTCCAGGACGAGTTCGTCGACATCATCGCGGAGATGATGGAGAAGGACGTATCGAAGCGAACACAAACGTGCGCCGAAGTTGCGACACGTTTGGAACCTTGGGCCAATCAAGAGTCCGGATTTGTTTCCTATCCTGCCCTCGTGCGAAGTCCTTGGGCTGCACCTCCACCCCCTGCTGACGATTTGCCTTCGATGGGAGCCGAAGAGAAAGAGGCCTCCAAAGACCATTCACTTCCGTCCCAAGATTCGGGGTTGTCGCAATCGGGATCGCGTCGCGTGACCGGATCCCCTCCTGGATTGGATCAAGGAGTGGAGGAATCGAGAGCAACAAATCGGTTCGTCAGCAGTCCGGGGATCGCCATCGCATTGACCGCGGCGGTCATCATTCCTCCGACTTTGGTCGTAGGTGCGATTCTGGGATACCTAATCGCTCTCCGATCGTAA
- a CDS encoding DNA cytosine methyltransferase, with translation MKCLELFAGIGGFAASFPHLQIVNAVDIDVHAACVYRSNYAHPYCIAEIASLETDWFAAQGADCWWMSPPCTPFTRRGNLGGLSDPRCAALKRLIDVVCELTPPLVCIENVVGFESSDAFDLLRRRWTKAGYLIDWTHFCPSELGWPNLRPRFYAIASLSHRERICRRSRDVVKRKLSDYLEEPVGPTALSEPGLWIANQMARQYERAIDKVDPADIDAVAACFTAAYGRSIIKSGSYIRTEHGLRRFTPREVARLLGFEDSFRLPPELRPRKLWHLLGNSISVPSLRAVFQDCFDLPSLL, from the coding sequence ATGAAGTGTTTGGAGTTGTTCGCGGGAATCGGCGGTTTTGCTGCTTCGTTTCCCCACCTACAAATCGTGAACGCCGTCGATATCGACGTTCATGCCGCTTGCGTGTATCGATCCAACTATGCACATCCCTACTGCATTGCGGAGATTGCATCCCTCGAGACCGATTGGTTTGCTGCACAGGGAGCTGATTGCTGGTGGATGAGCCCCCCCTGCACACCCTTTACGCGACGAGGGAACCTTGGCGGTTTGTCGGACCCTCGGTGCGCCGCATTGAAACGATTGATCGACGTTGTATGCGAATTGACACCACCGCTGGTGTGCATTGAAAATGTGGTTGGGTTCGAGTCTTCCGACGCATTTGATTTGTTGCGTCGCAGATGGACCAAAGCCGGTTACCTCATCGATTGGACTCATTTCTGTCCGTCGGAGCTGGGGTGGCCCAATCTTCGTCCACGTTTCTATGCGATTGCCAGCTTGTCGCATCGAGAACGTATTTGTCGGCGTTCCCGCGATGTGGTCAAACGCAAGCTGTCGGACTATTTGGAAGAGCCCGTCGGTCCCACCGCGCTGAGCGAGCCCGGTCTTTGGATCGCCAATCAGATGGCCCGGCAGTACGAGAGGGCTATCGACAAAGTGGATCCTGCGGACATCGATGCTGTCGCAGCTTGTTTCACGGCGGCGTACGGTCGTTCGATCATCAAGTCGGGATCGTATATTCGAACCGAGCATGGATTGCGACGATTCACCCCGCGTGAGGTGGCTCGTCTCTTGGGATTCGAAGACTCTTTTCGGCTTCCCCCGGAATTGAGACCCCGGAAACTCTGGCACTTGCTTGGCAATTCCATCAGCGTTCCCAGCCTCCGTGCAGTATTCCAAGACTGTTTCGACCTACCCTCGCTCCTATAA
- the lpdA gene encoding dihydrolipoyl dehydrogenase, which yields MHAPVVVLGGGPGGYAAAFLAADEGLEVVLVEAESRLGGTCLLRGCIPSKALLHVAKVISETHELTEEWGVSFNTPAIDVDKVRARKEKVIETLSGGLGQLAKRRNVKIVRARGRFENSTTLVLEGDDPSIPEGGKLTFDYCVIATGSVPAMPPSFQIGSSRVMDSTGALALQDIPKKLLVIGGGYIGLEMGTVYASLGSEVSVVEMTEGLLPGADRDLVKPLHNRLKKILDNRIYLNTKVGSIAEVDNQIEVAFEGPGKFGHERFDRVLVSVGRRPVTQGLGLENTLAKVNQRGFVVCDNQQRTEDPHLFAIGDVAGDPMLAHKASHEAKVAIEVILGRPAYFDKAAIPAVVFTDPEIAWAGLTDDQAKKENRKVDIEVYPWAASGRAQALGRTEGFTKWLIDPETHRVLGCGIVGPGAGELISEAVLAIEMGCEVRDLTESIHPHPTLSETLMNAGEVHFGTATEIYKPKKHSGS from the coding sequence ATGCACGCACCTGTTGTAGTTTTGGGTGGTGGACCTGGTGGGTATGCGGCTGCGTTTCTGGCAGCCGACGAGGGGCTGGAAGTGGTGCTTGTCGAGGCGGAGTCCCGCCTCGGTGGTACCTGCTTGCTCCGCGGATGCATCCCGTCGAAGGCATTGCTGCACGTCGCAAAGGTCATTAGTGAAACGCATGAGCTGACGGAAGAGTGGGGTGTGTCCTTCAACACCCCTGCCATCGACGTCGACAAGGTTCGCGCACGCAAAGAAAAGGTGATCGAAACGCTCAGCGGCGGATTAGGGCAACTGGCGAAGCGGCGAAACGTCAAGATCGTCCGTGCGCGAGGCAGGTTTGAGAACTCGACGACCCTCGTGTTGGAGGGTGATGACCCTTCCATTCCCGAGGGTGGCAAGCTGACGTTTGATTACTGCGTTATTGCGACAGGTAGCGTACCCGCAATGCCGCCATCGTTTCAGATCGGTTCATCGCGAGTGATGGACTCGACCGGGGCATTGGCGTTGCAAGATATCCCCAAGAAGCTGTTGGTGATTGGGGGCGGTTACATCGGGCTTGAGATGGGGACGGTTTATGCGTCCCTCGGGTCCGAGGTCTCGGTGGTCGAAATGACCGAAGGATTGCTGCCCGGTGCAGACCGGGACTTGGTCAAGCCTCTCCACAACCGGTTGAAGAAGATTCTCGACAACCGTATTTATCTCAACACGAAAGTCGGCTCGATCGCCGAAGTCGACAATCAGATCGAAGTCGCGTTTGAAGGGCCCGGGAAGTTTGGGCACGAACGATTCGACCGCGTGCTCGTGAGTGTCGGGCGCCGCCCTGTCACTCAAGGTCTCGGTTTGGAGAACACGCTTGCGAAGGTGAATCAGCGAGGGTTTGTCGTTTGCGATAATCAGCAGCGCACCGAGGATCCGCACCTTTTTGCGATCGGGGATGTGGCTGGCGATCCCATGTTGGCCCACAAGGCGAGTCATGAAGCGAAGGTGGCGATCGAGGTCATTCTCGGTCGGCCGGCTTACTTTGATAAAGCAGCGATTCCTGCCGTTGTCTTCACCGATCCCGAGATCGCTTGGGCGGGGCTAACGGATGATCAAGCGAAAAAGGAAAATCGCAAGGTCGACATCGAGGTGTATCCTTGGGCGGCGAGCGGTCGCGCGCAGGCATTGGGGCGGACTGAGGGCTTTACCAAATGGTTGATCGATCCCGAGACCCATCGCGTTTTGGGTTGCGGAATTGTTGGGCCCGGGGCAGGCGAATTGATTTCTGAGGCGGTTCTGGCGATTGAAATGGGCTGCGAAGTGAGAGATTTGACCGAGTCGATTCACCCCCACCCGACGCTCAGCGAAACGTTGATGAATGCTGGCGAGGTTCACTTCGGAACGGCGACAGAGATTTACAAACCGAAGAAGCATTCCGGATCATGA